One genomic region from Cucumis melo cultivar AY chromosome 9, USDA_Cmelo_AY_1.0, whole genome shotgun sequence encodes:
- the LOC103498052 gene encoding xyloglucan glycosyltransferase 4 — MAPSSVVVTIEKHNSFPLVEINGSESLLLPEKQKAASPKQLTWVLLLKAHRALFFFSWLAMTVKAVFASVKKRIAHAGINENDSRNRGKLYRFIKGFLVISIVGLIFEVVAHFKKWNLGMIQPLEVEVHGILQWFYVSWLSFRVDYIAPLVLMLSKFCIVLFLIQSLDRLVLCFGCFWIKYKKIKPMIQDDAYDLEDASTFPMVLVQIPMCNEREVYAQSIAAACELDWPKNRILIQVLDDSDDGNLQRLIKEEVLSWNEKGVNIVYRHRLIRTGYKAGNLKSAMACDYVKDYEFVAILDADFQPNPDFLKLCIPHFKGNPELGLVQARWAFVNKEENLLTRLQNINLCFHFEVEQQVNGVFLNFFGFNGTAGVWRVKALEESGGWLERTTVEDMDIAVRAHLKGWKFIFLNDVKVLCELPESYEAYKKQQHRWHSGPMQLFRLCLPSIITSKISIWKKTNLIFLFFLLRKLILPFYSFTLFCIILPLTMFIPEAELPLWVICYIPVFMSFLNILPSPKSFPFLIPYLLFENTMSVTKFNAMVSGLFQLGSSYEWVVTKKTGRSSESDFLAFAERESKTSNDEKILRRHSESGLELLSKLNQQEMKQKVVSKKKRNKVYRKELALAFLLLTASARSLLSEHGVHFYFLLFQGLSFLVVGLDLIGEQMN; from the exons ATGGCTCCCAGCTCTGTTGTTGTCACAATTGAGAAGCATAATAGCTTCCCTTTAGTGGAAATCAATGGCTCTGAATCTTTGTTACTTCCTGAAAAGCAAAAGGCTGCTAGTCCTAAGCAACTCACATGGGTTCTTCTTCTTAAAGCTCATAGAGCTCTGTTTTTCTTCTCATGGTTAGCTATGACTGTGAAGGCTGTTTTTGCTTCTGTTAAGAAACGCATTGCTCATGCGGGTATTAATGAAAATGATTCTAGAAACCGTGGGAAGTTGTATAGATTCATCAAGGGGTTTCTTGTTATTTCTATTGTGGGTTTGATTTTTGAAGTTGTTGCGCATTTCAAGAAGTGGAATCTAGGAATGATTCAGCCATTGGAGGTTGAAGTTCATGGCATTCTTCAATGGTTTTATGTTTCTTGGCTTTCGTTTCGTGTTGATTACATTGCTCCATTGGTATTAATGCTTTCGAAATTCTGCATTGTTTTGTTCTTGATTCAATCTCTCGATCGTCTTGTTCTCTGTTTTGGGTGCTTTTGGATTAAGTATAAGAAAATCAAACCCATGATTCAAGATGATGCTTATGATTTGGAAGATGCTTCAACTTTTCCTATGGTTCTTGTTCAAATCCCAATGTGTAATGAAAGAGAG GTCTACGCACAATCAATCGCTGCTGCTTGTGAGCTTGATTGGCCAAAGAATCGGATTTTGATTCAAGTTCTTGATGATTCAGACGATGGAAATCTTCAGCGTTTGATCAAAGAAGAAGTTCTGTCATGGAATGAAAAGGGTGTTAATATTGTTTATAGACATAGATTGATTCGAACTGGATACAAAGCTGGGAACCTCAAGTCCGCCATGGCTTGTGATTATGTTAAAGATTATGAGTTTGTAGCTATTTTAGATGCAGATTTCCAGCCCAACCCAGATTTCCTTAAACTATGTATCCCTCATTTCAAG GGAAATCCTGAGCTGGGTCTTGTTCAAGCTCGTTGGGCGTTTGTTAACAAGGAAGAGAACTTACTTACAAGACTCCAAAACATCAACTTGTGCTTCCACTTTGAAGTGGAGCAGCAAGTTAATGGAGTTTTCCTGAATTTCTTTGGATTCAATGGAACTGCAGGCGTTTGGAGAGTGAAAGCACTTGAAGAATCCGGTGGCTGGCTCGAGCGAACAACCGTGGAAGACATGGATATTGCTGTTCGAGCTCACTTGAAGGGATGGAAATTCATCTTCCTCAATGATGTTAAAGTTCTTTGTGAATTGCCTGAATCATATGAAGCTTATAAGAAACAGCAACACCGTTGGCATTCTGGTCCAATGCAGCTCTTCAGATTATGCCTTCCTTCTATCATTACTTCAAAG ATATCAATATGGAAGAAGACCAACTTGATATTTCTGTTCTTTCTCTTGAGAAAACTCATACTTCCATTTTACTCATTCACTTTGTTTTGCATCATACTTCCATTAACAATGTTTATTCCAGAAGCAGAATTGCCTCTTTGGGTAATCTGCTATATCCCAGTTTTCATGTCCTTCCTAAACATTCTTCCATCCCCAAAATCCTTCCCCTTCTTGATCCCATATCTCTTGTTTGAAAACACCATGTCCGTCACAAAGTTCAATGCCATGGTTTCGGGGCTATTCCAGCTTGGAAGTTCATACGAATGGGTAGTGACAAAAAAGACAGGACGATCATCCGAATCCGACTTCTTAGCATTCGCAGAACGAGAGTCGAAAACATCAAACGATGAGAAGATTTTAAGGAGACATTCGGAGTCGGGGCTGGAGTTGTTGAGTAAATTGAACCAACAAGAGATGAAGCAAAAAGTGgtttcaaagaagaaaagaaacaagGTGTATAGAAAAGAACTTGCTCTTGCTTTTCTATTGCTCACTGCATCAGCTAGAAGCTTGCTGTCAGAACATGGAGTTCATTTCTATTTCTTGCTTTTTCAAGGTTTGTCATTCCTGGTGGTGGGTTTGGACTTGATTGGTGAACAAATGAACTGA
- the LOC103498054 gene encoding ankyrin repeat domain-containing protein EMB506, chloroplastic isoform X2, with product MSWAMSTFVPFEVPPVYVVATASSPLLGCTINCLDIVGPRRPKLQLSLSKKWLRMRTFVTESNQVSFLQSRQETWEDPDDGSGSEFDEEDSEEVDEYDLDFESDWEGEENVQAVSIIDQPAANKYEEDLQEEVEQLLEPKERAILQQNATLNVDKLSTPKWNPLHTFALSGQIIPMDKLLDSGFDIDSVDKDGFSALHKAIIGRKDAVIGHLLRKGASPHIKDKDGWTPLHIAIQSRNRDITKILLVNGADRDRRNKDGKTALDLSLCYGKNFKSYDLSKLLKVVPLYGAF from the exons ATGTCGTGGGCTATGTCAACTTTTGTTCCCTTTGAAGTTCCTCCTGTTTATGTTGTTGCTACTGCTTCTAGTCCATTGTTGGGTTGCACCATCAACTGCTTAGATATAGTTGGTCCTAGAAGACCAAAGCTCCAGTTATCTCTTTCAAAGAAGTGGTTAAGGATGAGAACTTTTGTCACAGAGTCAAACCAAGTGTCTTTTTTGCAATCACGTCAAGAAACTTGGGAAGATCCTGATGATGGAAGCGGCAGTGAGTTTGATGAGGAAGATAGTGAGGAAGTGGATGAGTATGACCTGGATTTTGAAAGTGATTGGGAAGGAGAAGAAAATGTTCAGGCTGTCTCGATTATTGATCAGCCTGCTGCAAACAAGTATGAGGAGGATCTTCAGGAAG AGGTTGAACAACTTTTGGAACCCAAAGAACGAGCAATTCTGCAACAGAATGCAACTCTGAATGTGGATAAACTGTCAACT CCGAAATGGAATCCACTTCACACTTTCGCCTTATCAGGACAGATTATTCCAATGGACAAACTACTTGACAGTGGATTCGACATTGACTCCGTCGACAAG GATGGTTTTTCTGCTCTACATAAAGCAATTATAGGAAGAAAGGATGCTGTCATTGGTCATCTTCTTAGAAAAGGTGCAAGTCCTCATATCAAAGACAAA GATGGATGGACGCCATTGCACATTGCTATCCAAAGTAGAAATCGagatataacaaaaattttgtTGGTGAATGGAGCAGATAGGGACAGAAGAAACAAG GATGGAAAGACAGCCTTGGATTTGAGCTTGTGTTATGGTAAAAACTTCAAGTCGTACGATCTTTCCAAGTTGCTAAAAGTAGTGCCTCTTTATGGAGCTTTTTAA
- the LOC103498054 gene encoding ankyrin repeat domain-containing protein EMB506, chloroplastic isoform X1 — translation MSWAMSTFVPFEVPPVYVVATASSPLLGCTINCLDIVGPRRPKLQLSLSKKWLRMRTFVTESNQVSFLQSRQETWEDPDDGSGSEFDEEDSEEVDEYDLDFESDWEGEENVQAVSIIDQPAANKYEEDLQEEVEQLLEPKERAILQQNATLNVDKLSTPKWNPLHTFALSGQIIPMDKLLDSGFDIDSVDKDGFSALHKAIIGRKDAVIGHLLRKGASPHIKDKNGATPLHYAVQVGAKQIVKLLIKYKVDVNVADSDGWTPLHIAIQSRNRDITKILLVNGADRDRRNKDGKTALDLSLCYGKNFKSYDLSKLLKVVPLYGAF, via the exons ATGTCGTGGGCTATGTCAACTTTTGTTCCCTTTGAAGTTCCTCCTGTTTATGTTGTTGCTACTGCTTCTAGTCCATTGTTGGGTTGCACCATCAACTGCTTAGATATAGTTGGTCCTAGAAGACCAAAGCTCCAGTTATCTCTTTCAAAGAAGTGGTTAAGGATGAGAACTTTTGTCACAGAGTCAAACCAAGTGTCTTTTTTGCAATCACGTCAAGAAACTTGGGAAGATCCTGATGATGGAAGCGGCAGTGAGTTTGATGAGGAAGATAGTGAGGAAGTGGATGAGTATGACCTGGATTTTGAAAGTGATTGGGAAGGAGAAGAAAATGTTCAGGCTGTCTCGATTATTGATCAGCCTGCTGCAAACAAGTATGAGGAGGATCTTCAGGAAG AGGTTGAACAACTTTTGGAACCCAAAGAACGAGCAATTCTGCAACAGAATGCAACTCTGAATGTGGATAAACTGTCAACT CCGAAATGGAATCCACTTCACACTTTCGCCTTATCAGGACAGATTATTCCAATGGACAAACTACTTGACAGTGGATTCGACATTGACTCCGTCGACAAG GATGGTTTTTCTGCTCTACATAAAGCAATTATAGGAAGAAAGGATGCTGTCATTGGTCATCTTCTTAGAAAAGGTGCAAGTCCTCATATCAAAGACAAA AATGGTGCTACCCCACTTCATTATGCTGTTCAAGTTGGTGCAAAACAAATTGTGAAGCTACTAATTAAATACAAAGTTGATGTCAATGTTGCAGATTCT GATGGATGGACGCCATTGCACATTGCTATCCAAAGTAGAAATCGagatataacaaaaattttgtTGGTGAATGGAGCAGATAGGGACAGAAGAAACAAG GATGGAAAGACAGCCTTGGATTTGAGCTTGTGTTATGGTAAAAACTTCAAGTCGTACGATCTTTCCAAGTTGCTAAAAGTAGTGCCTCTTTATGGAGCTTTTTAA
- the LOC103498055 gene encoding uncharacterized protein LOC103498055, with protein MSQGFAIELYFDPALENQVLKAWNVLARRQISTQLIEIESRPHITLFSTPFLEPTKVESIVKNFASKQEPLALSLSSIGSLPSDNNILFLGPAPSISLLQFQSQLCEAMRKEGIEIGEEYRLGSWIPHCAVAQEVPKARMAEAFCVLRDLKLPVSGYAIDIGLVEFSPVRELFSFVLGNTVEA; from the coding sequence ATGTCACAAGGGTTTGCGATCGAGCTTTATTTCGATCCAGCACTTGAAAACCAAGTTCTCAAGGCTTGGAATGTACTAGCTCGCCGTCAAATTAGTACCCAACTCATCGAAATTGAGTCACGTCCTCACATTACCCTTTTCTCTACCCCGTTTCTCGAACCCACAAAAGTTGAATCCATCGTTAAAAATTTCGCTTCTAAACAGGAGCCTTTGGCTTTGTCTTTATCGTCAATTGGCAGCCTTCCCAGTGACAACAACATTCTCTTCCTCGGTCCAGCGCCTTCGATTTCACTTCTTCAATTTCAGTCCCAATTGTGTGAAGCAATGAGGAAAGAAGGAATTGAAATTGGTGAGGAATATCGCCTTGGTTCGTGGATTCCCCATTGCGCTGTTGCTCAGGAGGTGCCTAAGGCTCGAATGGCTGAGGCATTTTGTGTTCTAAGGGATTTGAAGCTACCAGTTTCCGGGTATGCAATTGATATTGGGTTGGTGGAATTTTCCCCTGTTCGGGAGCTGTTCTCTTTTGTTCTTGGTAACACTGTCGAAGCTTGA
- the LOC103498056 gene encoding WAT1-related protein At3g28050-like, with protein sequence MALTGRSLMEGVLPFPAMMAMECINVGLNTLFKAATATGMSHHVFVVYSYSFAALLLLPSPFISRRSTRLPPLNSSVISKIALLGLIGSCSQIMGYTGINYSSPTLASAISNLVPAFTFILAIIFRMEKVVLKSNSSQAKVMGTIISISGAFVVTFYKGPRIIFSSSPTISLSLHHNSQQLSSSDSNWVIGSLLLTAEYILVPLWYIVQTKIMKEYPEEATVVFFYNLTVGIIAAFVGFILEKDPSAWILRQNTALASVLCSGLFGSCLNNTVHTWALRLKGPVFVAMFKPLSIVVAIVMGVLFLGDSLYLGSLIGASIISLGFYTVMWGKAKEEMGVGEEKQEGHSHNNLDGNKESNEDQRVPLLGSYNRYSEDHV encoded by the exons ATGGCGTTAACTGGAAGAAGCTTAATGGAAGGAGTTCTTCCATTTCCGGCGATGATGGCGATGGAGTGTATAAACGTCGGTCTCAACACACTTTTTAAAGCCGCCACCGCCACCGGGATGAGCCACCACGTGTTCGTCGTTTACTCTTACTCATTCGCCGCCCTTCTGCTCCTCCCTTCTCCGTTCATCTCTCGAAGATCCACTCGTCTTCCACCTCTCAATTCCTCTGTAATTTCAAAGATTGCTCTGCTTGGGTTAATCGG TTCATGTTCGCAGATTATGGGATACACAGGAATCAATTATAGTTCTCCAACACTTGCTTCCGCCATCAGCAACCTTGTTCCTGCTTTCACTTTCATTCTCGCCATCATTTTCAG GATGGAGAAAGTGGTATTGAAAAGCAATAGCAGTCAAGCAAAAGTGATGGGCACAATAATATCAATATCAGGGGCATTTGTGGTAACATTTTACAAGGGTCCAAGAATCATATTCTCATCTTCACCAACCATTTCTCTTTCACTTCATCACAATTCACAACAACTATCCTCTTCTGATTCTAATTGGGTTATTGGTAGCCTTCTCTTGACTGCTGAATATATCCTTGTTCCACTTTGGTACATTGTTCAG ACAAAAATAATGAAGGAATACCCAGAAGAGGCAACAGTGGTCTTCTTCTACAACTTAACTGTGGGCATCATAGCTGCATTTGTAGGttttattttagagaaagatcCAAGTGCTTGGATTTTGAGGCAAAATACAGCATTAGCCTCTGTTTTATGCTCT GGACTTTTTGGATCATGTTTAAACAATACAGTTCATACATGGGCACTCCGATTGAAAGGGCCGGTATTTGTAGCAATGTTTAAGCCGTTGTCGATTGTTGTTGCTATCGTAATGGGTGTTCTGTTTCTTGGTGATTCTCTATATCTTGGAAG TCTTATTGGAGCATCCATAATATCCCTAGGGTTTTATACTGTAATGTGGGgaaaagcaaaagaagaaatgggtgttggagaagaaaaacaagaagGCCATAGCCATAATAATCTTGATGGTAATAAGGAATCAAATGAAGATCAGAGAGTACCTCTTCTTGGAAGCTACAACAGATACAGTGAAGATCATGTATGA